The proteins below are encoded in one region of Haloterrigena turkmenica DSM 5511:
- a CDS encoding sugar phosphate isomerase/epimerase family protein: MGTGYTTIMYGAESIEDALGDIAACRYDGVEISLEKIRANDAETVDRWLDEYDLEFYLAMSEWIETEDAVRRVIDDIPVAADLGAEFVGILPPQRARHDGDTVERWLSRISEAAVDAGLRPLVHHHGATSVEQPDEIRRYLDAVDGLELLFDTAHYYPYGDNFPDGDVTDGLERFADDIGYVHLKDVDPVKDFAANRDALSDADFHLDNVINYFRSFTDLGEGILDFEAIFETLSDAGYEGHYTIEIENRTERPLVHAKRNYDYWAAVRNA, from the coding sequence ATGGGAACCGGGTACACGACGATCATGTACGGTGCCGAATCGATCGAGGACGCGCTCGGCGACATCGCCGCCTGTCGGTACGACGGCGTCGAGATCAGCCTCGAGAAGATCCGTGCGAACGACGCCGAGACCGTCGACCGGTGGCTCGACGAGTACGACCTCGAGTTCTACCTCGCGATGAGCGAGTGGATCGAAACCGAGGACGCGGTCCGGCGAGTGATCGACGACATACCGGTCGCGGCCGATCTCGGGGCGGAGTTCGTCGGGATACTCCCACCACAGCGGGCTCGCCACGACGGCGACACCGTCGAGCGGTGGCTCTCCCGGATCAGCGAGGCGGCCGTCGACGCCGGACTGCGGCCGCTCGTCCACCACCACGGCGCGACGAGCGTCGAGCAGCCGGACGAGATCCGGCGCTATCTCGACGCCGTCGACGGGCTCGAGCTCCTGTTCGACACCGCTCACTACTACCCCTACGGCGACAACTTTCCCGACGGCGACGTGACCGACGGACTCGAGCGATTCGCCGACGATATCGGCTACGTCCATCTCAAGGACGTGGATCCGGTCAAGGACTTCGCGGCGAACCGGGACGCGCTCTCCGACGCCGACTTCCACCTCGACAACGTCATCAACTACTTCCGGTCGTTCACCGACCTCGGCGAGGGGATTCTCGACTTCGAGGCGATCTTCGAGACGCTCTCGGACGCGGGGTACGAGGGTCACTACACGATCGAGATCGAGAACCGAACCGAGCGACCGCTCGTCCACGCCAAGCGGAACTACGATTACTGGGCCGCCGTCCGGAACGCCTAA
- a CDS encoding EamA family transporter → MAVPVLGESFTVASGVGLLCIVAGGVVLQISRSTSDEGDDLLVAEFARLEARDLLVPVAAMLTLGASFVLVAIGLDGYADPLIGTAVGQTAALAAFVALFGVSSDVRSRVRIRDRTALGAFTLAGVFVAANWLAWFSALQSGTVITVVPLSNVYPLVIVGISYAMVRQVPRSPWLLGGITVIIAGATLMQLG, encoded by the coding sequence TTGGCCGTCCCCGTTCTCGGGGAGTCCTTCACCGTCGCTTCCGGGGTGGGGTTGCTGTGCATCGTCGCCGGCGGCGTCGTGTTACAGATCTCGCGATCGACGAGCGACGAGGGCGACGACCTCCTCGTGGCGGAGTTCGCGCGACTCGAGGCGAGAGACCTGCTCGTTCCGGTCGCCGCGATGCTCACGCTGGGCGCGTCGTTCGTGCTCGTCGCGATCGGGCTGGACGGGTACGCCGATCCGCTGATCGGGACGGCGGTCGGCCAAACGGCGGCGCTCGCCGCGTTCGTCGCGCTCTTCGGCGTCTCATCGGACGTCCGCTCACGCGTCCGAATTCGCGATCGAACCGCGCTCGGCGCGTTTACGCTCGCGGGCGTCTTCGTCGCGGCGAACTGGCTCGCCTGGTTCTCGGCGCTCCAGAGCGGCACGGTCATCACCGTCGTTCCGCTCTCGAACGTCTACCCCCTCGTCATCGTCGGCATCTCCTACGCGATGGTCCGCCAGGTGCCGCGATCGCCGTGGCTCCTCGGCGGCATCACCGTCATCATCGCCGGCGCGACGCTGATGCAATTGGGGTAA
- a CDS encoding ABC transporter ATP-binding protein, protein MVNVTYDSVEKRYGNTIAVEDINLTVDDGEFAILLGPSGCGKTTTLRCLAGLTEPTSGTIKLGDYDVTDVHPKNRNAAMVFQNFALYPHMSVRENIGYPLKVEGIDGDARAERVQEVAEMLEIPELLDRDIDNLSGGQQQRVALGRAIIRRPSVFLMDEPLANLDAKLKLSMRSRIKVLQRELGITTLYVTHDQEEAMSLGDKLIVMNDGHIQQIGTPDEVYHEPKNRFVAGFIGSPSMNFVDVEIDDSGTIRSMNATEGFEYRLESTVADRYREHGELTLGIRPQYFTAHTEPVDNAIRGEVKVTEPQGDDQIIDVLVGDEEGDHIELTVKAPSTVEAMRNEPIWLTVDDPLVHGFDNRTGERIADGDVARTKATERHAESTSD, encoded by the coding sequence ATGGTTAACGTTACGTACGATTCGGTCGAGAAGCGATACGGAAACACGATCGCGGTCGAGGACATCAACCTCACCGTCGATGACGGCGAGTTCGCCATCCTCCTCGGGCCCAGCGGCTGCGGCAAGACGACGACGCTGCGCTGTCTCGCCGGCCTCACCGAACCGACCAGCGGGACGATCAAACTCGGCGACTACGACGTCACCGACGTCCACCCGAAGAATCGGAACGCCGCGATGGTGTTCCAGAACTTCGCGCTCTACCCGCACATGTCCGTCCGGGAGAACATCGGCTACCCGCTCAAAGTCGAAGGGATCGACGGCGACGCCCGCGCCGAGCGCGTTCAGGAGGTCGCGGAGATGCTCGAGATTCCGGAGCTACTCGACCGAGATATCGACAACTTAAGCGGCGGCCAGCAACAGCGCGTCGCGCTCGGACGGGCGATCATCCGTCGGCCCTCGGTCTTCCTGATGGACGAGCCGTTGGCGAACCTGGACGCGAAGCTGAAGCTGAGCATGCGCAGTCGGATCAAGGTGCTCCAGCGCGAGCTCGGCATCACCACGCTGTACGTGACCCACGATCAGGAGGAGGCGATGTCGCTCGGCGACAAGCTCATCGTGATGAACGACGGGCACATCCAGCAGATCGGGACTCCCGACGAGGTGTACCACGAACCGAAGAACAGGTTCGTCGCCGGCTTCATCGGCTCGCCGTCGATGAACTTCGTCGACGTCGAGATCGACGACTCGGGGACGATCCGTTCGATGAACGCCACGGAAGGGTTCGAATACCGGCTGGAGTCGACCGTCGCCGACCGCTACCGGGAGCACGGAGAGCTGACCCTTGGCATCCGACCGCAGTACTTCACCGCCCACACGGAGCCGGTGGATAACGCGATCCGCGGAGAGGTCAAAGTGACGGAGCCGCAAGGCGACGACCAGATCATCGACGTCCTCGTCGGCGACGAGGAGGGAGATCACATCGAACTCACCGTGAAAGCGCCGAGTACCGTCGAAGCCATGCGGAACGAACCGATCTGGCTCACGGTGGACGATCCGCTGGTGCACGGGTTCGATAACCGGACCGGAGAACGGATCGCGGACGGTGACGTCGCGCGAACGAAAGCGACGGAACGACACGCCGAATCCACCTCGGACTGA
- a CDS encoding carbohydrate ABC transporter permease, translating to MATEQQPDVPFREPSRIERLQETLAEKGISKAVIYGVLGFFLLWTLFPVYWLVSGALKSRQTLLSFPPAWIPAEFQVSNFAQLFVQRPEFYQYIFNSIVITVVTTIIATTIGAAAAYGFVTFDFPYNLDFHLPFYILSTRFMPPIVTIIPLFVIFRNLQLVNTLYGLICVYVMFNIPFAVWMMKGFFEEVPASLVESAMLDGHTHIGAFFKIVLPLVKPGLLASAIFTTIITWNELLFAIILTQDVAAMTLPVGLSSFVTKYSVQWINVSVAGTIALIPVLLFAFVARQELVRGFSMGAVGK from the coding sequence ATGGCAACAGAACAACAACCGGACGTTCCGTTCAGGGAACCGTCGCGAATCGAACGACTACAGGAGACCCTCGCAGAGAAGGGCATCAGCAAAGCGGTCATCTACGGAGTGCTCGGGTTCTTCCTGCTCTGGACGCTGTTCCCGGTCTACTGGCTCGTCTCGGGTGCGCTGAAGTCGCGACAGACGCTGCTGTCGTTTCCGCCGGCCTGGATCCCGGCGGAGTTTCAGGTGAGCAACTTCGCCCAGCTGTTTGTCCAGCGCCCGGAGTTCTACCAGTACATCTTCAACAGCATCGTGATCACGGTCGTGACGACCATCATCGCGACGACCATCGGGGCGGCGGCTGCGTACGGGTTCGTCACCTTCGACTTCCCGTACAATCTGGACTTCCACCTGCCGTTTTACATCCTCTCGACGCGGTTCATGCCGCCGATCGTGACGATCATTCCGCTGTTCGTCATCTTCCGGAATCTCCAGCTGGTGAACACGCTGTACGGGCTGATCTGCGTGTACGTGATGTTCAACATCCCCTTCGCCGTCTGGATGATGAAGGGGTTCTTCGAGGAGGTGCCGGCCAGCCTCGTGGAGTCCGCGATGCTGGACGGGCACACCCACATCGGGGCGTTCTTCAAGATCGTCCTGCCGCTGGTCAAGCCCGGCCTGCTCGCGTCGGCGATCTTCACGACGATCATTACCTGGAACGAGCTCCTGTTCGCGATCATCCTGACCCAGGACGTCGCGGCGATGACGCTGCCGGTCGGCCTCTCGTCGTTCGTCACGAAGTACTCGGTCCAGTGGATCAACGTCAGCGTCGCCGGGACGATCGCGCTCATCCCGGTGCTCCTGTTCGCGTTCGTCGCGCGTCAGGAGCTCGTTCGCGGATTCAGCATGGGGGCAGTCGGCAAATGA
- a CDS encoding carbohydrate ABC transporter permease, with amino-acid sequence MATETGTDVHSTADLDEQLGAEKSTRERVLLWVDERLKWLMTLPAVFLLFALTFYPLLRAIQMSTQQFLPGGRTTYVGIENYVNLLDNGAFLESLVVTGKFIGLAVGLEFALGFGIALVLNKKIKMRGLWQTLILIPMILSPTVIGLIWRLMYTPDGLLDFMAAPFIGRNVGWISDPDVALYAVVATDVWQWTPLVVLVIFAGLQSVPDDIQEAAIMDGAPRWRRFVDIVFPYLKSLIVLVLIIRVVDALRVFAKVYILTRGGPSNATNVISMEMYRTAFRFSNFGQASAMAISLLVVVLILAMSFVKIADIEF; translated from the coding sequence ATGGCAACTGAAACAGGGACGGACGTACATTCGACGGCCGACCTCGACGAGCAGCTGGGCGCGGAGAAATCGACCCGGGAGCGCGTGCTCCTGTGGGTCGACGAGCGGCTGAAGTGGCTCATGACCCTTCCGGCCGTGTTCCTCCTGTTCGCGCTGACGTTTTACCCGCTCCTGCGCGCGATCCAGATGTCGACCCAGCAGTTCTTGCCCGGCGGGCGGACGACCTACGTCGGCATCGAGAACTACGTCAATCTGTTAGACAACGGCGCGTTCCTCGAGTCGCTCGTGGTGACTGGCAAGTTCATCGGACTAGCAGTGGGCCTCGAGTTCGCGCTCGGATTCGGGATCGCGCTCGTGTTGAACAAGAAGATCAAAATGCGCGGGCTGTGGCAGACGCTGATCCTGATTCCGATGATCCTCTCGCCGACCGTGATCGGCCTGATCTGGCGGCTCATGTACACGCCCGACGGGCTGTTGGATTTCATGGCCGCGCCGTTTATCGGGCGCAACGTCGGCTGGATCAGCGATCCCGACGTCGCGCTGTACGCCGTCGTCGCGACCGACGTCTGGCAGTGGACGCCGCTGGTCGTGTTGGTGATCTTCGCGGGGCTGCAGTCGGTGCCGGACGACATTCAGGAGGCGGCGATTATGGACGGGGCGCCCCGGTGGCGACGGTTCGTCGACATCGTGTTCCCGTACCTGAAGTCGCTGATCGTGCTCGTGCTGATCATCCGCGTCGTCGACGCGCTGCGCGTCTTCGCGAAGGTGTACATCCTGACCCGCGGCGGCCCGTCGAACGCGACGAACGTGATCAGCATGGAAATGTACCGGACCGCGTTCCGGTTTAGCAACTTCGGCCAGGCCTCGGCGATGGCGATCTCGCTGCTCGTCGTCGTGTTGATCCTGGCGATGAGCTTCGTCAAAATCGCGGACATCGAGTTCTAA